From Ignavibacteriales bacterium:
AGGTCGAATCCGAATTGTCCGGCCACGATGCCAAGAGACGCCAGATGCAAGGGAACAACTCCGGCGACACTGATAGTCCGAAGCTCTTTCAATCCGAACTGTTGCGGATTCATGAATACAGCCAGCTCCGCCTCAGGACATGTGACAAGTCCCGCGGGATTGTACTCACTTGACCAAGGGCTGTTCCCAACTGCGACGAAAGCGTTGGCGAGTGCATTGGGTCTGGCGCCGCGTCCGCTGTTTTGAAAACCAGAACACACAAGCCAGGGGAAAAAGACGAGGAGGAAGATCACCTTGATGGACATGGGGCCATCCCTTGTGAGAAGCCCGGAAAATGGCTATATTGGACGCAGACACAATTAGGAGTGGGGACCTATGAAACCGCGTCGTGTGGTGGAACTACTTGGGATGTTCCTGCTATGTGCGGGAATAGCGGCAGCGCAGGAACTCAATTGCGAGGTGACAGTCAATATCGACAATATCACCTCCGGTCAGCGGGACTATCTTCGAACGTTTGAAGCGGATGTCAAGAAGTACCTCAACAACAATCGCTATACAGATGAAGATCTTGGCGGGGAGAAGATCGATTGTTCCATGACGATTTTCTTTCTGAGCGGCGCAAACGACAAATACAGCGCCCAGGTTGTTGTCGTAAGTCAGCGCCCTATCTACACCGGTGTCGATAAATCCGGAAAAAACACGCAGGTCATCAGACTTCTCGACGATCGATGGGATTTTCCGTACGTGCCCAACCAGCCAATGTCGAAGGACGATTATCGCTTTGACCCGGTGTCCTCATTCCTGGACTTTTACGCCTACCTGATCATAGGAATGGACCTCGAAACATACACTGCGCTGTCAGGGGCGCGATATTTTCAGAAAGCGCTCAACATCTGCAATCAAGCCGTTTCATCCTCGTACGCCAGCGGATGGCAGTCGCCGACCGGATCCTACAGCCGCTTCGGGTTCATCGATGAGCTGACGAACATGAAATACCAGGCATTCCGGGATGCCTTCTATGCCTACCACTTCGA
This genomic window contains:
- a CDS encoding DUF4835 family protein, with amino-acid sequence MKPRRVVELLGMFLLCAGIAAAQELNCEVTVNIDNITSGQRDYLRTFEADVKKYLNNNRYTDEDLGGEKIDCSMTIFFLSGANDKYSAQVVVVSQRPIYTGVDKSGKNTQVIRLLDDRWDFPYVPNQPMSKDDYRFDPVSSFLDFYAYLIIGMDLETYTALSGARYFQKALNICNQAVSSSYASGWQSPTGSYSRFGFIDELTNMKYQAFRDAFYAYHFDGLDLLATQAQAGQTAMLKAIESIADLRKKQNPRSILVKVLFDSKYLEIADSFLTWADRGVYDRLIAADPSHQGTYDTYRQR